CGGGCTGGCATGCCGTTACTGCGCGAAACAAAGCCGCTGCGGAGCCCGAAAAGTCGAAGTGCAGCTTATGCGTGAAGTTGACCTGATACGTGTCTCCTGCTCGAATGTATTCATGAATTGCTGCGATCTCCCAGGCATAATCCTCGCTTGAAAGAGACCAGCGCAAATCGCTGATTTCGTAGTTCGCCTCTGGCGGCGATCCCTCATCTGACGCGAAATCCGTTGGCGCATCGCCTTCAAATTGGCCGCTTCGGTGGTTGAAGACAAAGGGCTTTGCGAAGACGCCAAGCCACGCCAGCGGAGTCGGGCTGTTTTTCGCGTCGCCGTGGCCCCTGGACTGCATTTGAGCGCTGTATTCGTAGGAGAAGAATCCTGCCACCCAATCCCCATCGGCCAGTGCCCGCTCTATCGCCACGAAGAGCGATTTGTGGGCATACGAGTCCGCCGCGCCGAGGATCTGCCGGGGACGAGTGAATAGATAGCTACGGTAGTTCTCCGCATCCATGCGCGAGGTTTGAAGTAGAACGCTGCCCGGCGTGGACGCGGCAAGCGTGAGACATTGTGGGGGAAGTGGAACAAAAGGATTCAAGGATGGAGCGCGCAAGGGCGCTCCATCCAGTGTAATCGGGCAGATACGCCTGTTCGGAACTCTTGGCATCCAGGGCTCCGATGCGTCCTTCTCTTAAAAACGCGTGCGAACGCCTAGCTGGATTTCACGAGGCCGGTACGAAGTGGTGGCGTTTACGTCGAGTGGCTTGCCAAATTCTGGAATGGTGCTGGGAAGTCCGGTTTTCGTGAGGCCGGTGAGGAAGTTGAGCGTCGGCAGATCGCCCGCGATGGTACCGCGCTCGATCGTGTAGCCGGTGGTTTCGATCTGCGTGACATTCTGGTGGTTGAAAAGATTGAAGCTTTCTGCGAGCACTTCCAACTCTCGATGTTCCCCGAGGGAAAAACGCTTGCCGAGCCGGGAGTCGGCAGTCCATGTCGCGGGGTAACGATAGGTGTTGCGACCGATTCCGTAGAGGCGGTTGTCGCCGCCTGAGCCGTTGATGCCGGGGCCGGCTCCTTCGATCAGGTGGCCCGTGTCGCTGTAAAAACCGGGGATATATCCGCCGGTGCGCATGGTAAACGGGAGTCCGCTGCGGTATTGGCCGATGGCTGCGAACGTCCAGCCGTTGGCGACGGCTCCGGCGAAGTGATTCAGCTTCCAGCGAGTCTCGTAGAGCAGCGTCAGACCACCCGAATTACGAATATCCAGATTCGATGTCCCGTATTCGAGGCGAAAATCTTCTGGATCGAGGAGATCGTCGACCGCGACATTGCCCGATTCGTTGGGATTCCAGTCCGTAGCATGAGCGTAGAGATAATGTGCGCGCAGGTTGAGGCCGTGACGTCCGTAGCGCGCGAGCTTGATCATCGTGGTCTGGTAAGTGGAGTTGGCGCGGCCCTCGATGGAGGAAAGCTGCTGGTAGGCCGGGTTGAGCCGAGCCTGGTAGAACGGGACGGTGATCTGCGGGGTCTTGATCGGTCCAGCCTGGATGGCGTCGACGACGGCGTAGGTTATTGTTTGCGGGCTTTGACTGGGGTCAAAATTCGTGTCGATCGAGATCGGCAACCTGCGTCCCAGGCTGGCCATTCCCTCGACCGAGACGATCCAATGGCCGGGGAGTTCCTGTTCAAGGCCAAATATGGCTTGGTCCACTTCCTGTGGCCGAAAGTTCGACGCAAAGGAAACCGCGCCCGGCGTGACGGCCGTTATCGGCTCGACGGGAAAGACATAGGGGAACGGCGGCGCGCCCTGATCCGTAGGTCGAAAGAAGAAGTTCAGGTCGCCGTTGGTTGAGCCGGTCTGCGTAAGCGCGGCCAGGACGACGGAGTTGTCGATGCGCCCATAGTAGAGGCCAGCGCCAAGCCGGAGCACAGTGGTCCTCCATGGAGAAAACGCAACGCCGATGCGCGGACCCCAGTTCAGCGTTGTCGGCGGGAGCTTCTCGGTTGCCGGAAGCGCAGCGTTTTGCGTTGCGGTAATCGGCGGTGGCAATTGTTCAGCCTCCACACGAACCCCGGCTGAGATTGTAAGGCGATGGAGTGGTTGCCACTGTTCCGTAACAAAGCCCGCGAGGTCGTTGGTGCTGAGGTTCCAGTTTGAAGGGCCGATGCGCTGCGAGTACGACGAATAGCAGGGCAGATAGCCCAGGCCGCCGAGGCTGCCGCCGCCCGTTGCGTAGACGCGGCCTGTGACGTCGCAGTTATGGTTGATTCCGGACGGGTTATCGAGACCGTTGAAGCCGTATTGCAGAAAACTGGCTGCGTCGGAGATGAAGTTGAGCACATTCGGATAGGAGTAAGTGCCAGTCTGGTTGACGAGCGTGCCGACGACGTCGAAGATGTGGCCGAAGCTCGCCCCGGCCTTGAGCAGATGTGCGCCGTGGACCCAGCTCAGAGTATCCTGTGCGACGAAAACGCGTTCATCCGGGAAGCTGGATTTGCCAAGTCGCGCTGGTTTGCCGAGGATGAATCCGTATTTGGAGTCGGCGATGATCTCGGGCAACTGCCCCAGCGCGTTGGCAAGGAAGGGCGCTTCAAACGCAGAGGGAGTCTGCGGAGTCTCGCTCTGGATGTGGCGCGAGTAGAGCGCCGCAACGTCGTTGAGCAGGTTGGGTGTGAGGAAGCTGTCGAGTTTGGCCAAGCCCCATGTGTCTGTGGCGTTGCTGTTGCCGAAGCTGTGGCTGCCGTAAGTCTCCGAACTGCGGGTGAGCGCGCCTGCGGGAGCATTGACATTCGTTGCGTTCCCTTCGACTGTCACGTGCTGGCGCTCGTTCTGCCAGTCGAGGCGTCCAAAGCCTTGCCACTGGCTGGCGGTACGCGGCACTGGGCCGAGCAGGCCAGCCATCTCATTGAGCCAGTTGGAGTAGCTGGTGGCTGCAGCTTCCTCGATTGCCGGGCCGGGCAGGTCGAGCCGGGCGGCGAGCATGATCAGGTCATCGAGCGTGGGTTGGGCAAAGAAATCTGTAGGATGGCGGACCGATGCGACGGCGGGGTCGTTACGCAACAGGCCGTCCAAAGCGGCAAACCAGAAGAGCTTGTCGCGCCGGATATTGCTACCGATGCCGATGCCGAGGGTCTGGC
This portion of the Acidicapsa acidisoli genome encodes:
- a CDS encoding carboxypeptidase-like regulatory domain-containing protein — protein: MKSKSGFRRIQPTRAAILWLAATILTVAGAQAKSPEAAATGTLDGKLTDLNSTPLAQAVVVVRNVTTGATLRGVTGKNGSYRFTGLGAGEYQLEASVPALGKGGVDGILVSAGHATRVQAALAMQLPNQALPIEADLHELDPVSAAVTTLIPGEELSSLPMGARNWQEFAAITPAASSAAQGENSSGQIGDQPEDASDPQHETLAMSGSIANPTAASIDGIENSPGFRTSSDRESRQTESVGESAVLSMEARTSNSAADQGRSSGGAIRLNTNQGHNGLHGQAFYFDKQNLWGAQNPYTQWVQQTAPASGGDTAQFTAEPYTPPNTRQTLGIGIGSNIRRDKLFWFAALDGLLRNDPAVASVRHPTDFFAQPTLDDLIMLAARLDLPGPAIEEAAATSYSNWLNEMAGLLGPVPRTASQWQGFGRLDWQNERQHVTVEGNATNVNAPAGALTRSSETYGSHSFGNSNATDTWGLAKLDSFLTPNLLNDVAALYSRHIQSETPQTPSAFEAPFLANALGQLPEIIADSKYGFILGKPARLGKSSFPDERVFVAQDTLSWVHGAHLLKAGASFGHIFDVVGTLVNQTGTYSYPNVLNFISDAASFLQYGFNGLDNPSGINHNCDVTGRVYATGGGSLGGLGYLPCYSSYSQRIGPSNWNLSTNDLAGFVTEQWQPLHRLTISAGVRVEAEQLPPPITATQNAALPATEKLPPTTLNWGPRIGVAFSPWRTTVLRLGAGLYYGRIDNSVVLAALTQTGSTNGDLNFFFRPTDQGAPPFPYVFPVEPITAVTPGAVSFASNFRPQEVDQAIFGLEQELPGHWIVSVEGMASLGRRLPISIDTNFDPSQSPQTITYAVVDAIQAGPIKTPQITVPFYQARLNPAYQQLSSIEGRANSTYQTTMIKLARYGRHGLNLRAHYLYAHATDWNPNESGNVAVDDLLDPEDFRLEYGTSNLDIRNSGGLTLLYETRWKLNHFAGAVANGWTFAAIGQYRSGLPFTMRTGGYIPGFYSDTGHLIEGAGPGINGSGGDNRLYGIGRNTYRYPATWTADSRLGKRFSLGEHRELEVLAESFNLFNHQNVTQIETTGYTIERGTIAGDLPTLNFLTGLTKTGLPSTIPEFGKPLDVNATTSYRPREIQLGVRTRF